The Sphingomonas sanguinis nucleotide sequence CAAGCAGGCGATCGACGGCGACAACAACCAGACCGGTCAGATGCTGGCCGGCCTGCTCGGCTGGGCGCAGGGCACGTTCGCCTCGAAGGTCGAGATCGAGGGTGAGACGGCGAACGTCACCCGCGAGGTCGATGGCGGTCTGGAAACGGTGGCCCTCACGCTCCCCGCGATCGTCACCACCGACCTTCGCCTCAACGAACCGCGCTATGCCAGCTTGCCCAACATCATGAAGGCCAAGTCCAAGCCGATGGTGACCAAGACCGCCGCCGACTACGGCGTCGACATCGCCCCGCGCCTGACCATCACCCATGTCGCCGAGCCGGGCAAGCGCCAGGCGGGCGTCAAGGTCGGCTCGGTCGACGAACTGGTCGAGAAACTGAAAGCACTGGGAGTGGCCAAGTGAAGACGCTGGTTTGGGTCGAGCATGACGGCGGGTCCGTCAAGGATGCCACGCTGGCGACCGTCACGGCGGCCGCTAAGCTGGGCGAGGTGCACCTGATCGTCGCAGGGCAGGGCGTGGACGGCGTCGCGCAGGCCGCCGCCAGGATCGCCGGCGTGGGCAAGGTCCACGTCGCCGACGACGCGGCCTACGCCAATGCGCTCGCCGAGAATGTCGCGCCGCTGATCGCCCAGCTGATGGGCCATCACGACGCCTTCCTCGCGCCCTCGACGACGACCGGCAAGAACATCGCGCCGCGTGTCGCCGCGCTGATCGACGTGATGCAGATCAGCGACATATTGTCGGTCGAAGGGCCGGACAGCTTCACCCGGCCCATCTATGCGGGCAACGCCATCGCGACGGTGAAGACCAGCGACACCAAGCTGATCCTGACCGTCCGCACCACCGCTTTCGAGAAGGCGGCGGCCGAAGGCGGCGCGGGCGAGATCGAGGCGGTCGCCTCCACCGGCGATGCCGCCAAGTCCCGCTTCGTCGGCGCGGAAAAGGCCGAGAATACCCGGCCCGAGCTGACCAGCGCCAAGATCATCGTCTCGGGCGGTCGCGCGCTGGGGTCGGAAGAGCAGTTCCATGCGCTGATCGATCCGCTCGCCGACAAGCTGGGGGCGGCCGTCGGCGCGTCCCGAGCGGCGGTCGATGCGGGTTACGCCCCCAACGACTATCAGGTCGGGCAGACCGGCAAGATCGTGGCGCCGGAAGTCTATGTCGCGGTCGGCATCTCGGGCGCGATCCAGCATCTGGCGGGCATGAAGGACTCCAAGGTCATCGTCGCGATCAACAAGGACGAGGATGCGCCGATCTTCCAGGTGGCGGACATCGGTCTGGTCGGCGACCTGTTTACCGTCGTGCCGGAGCTGACTGAGAAGGTCTGACATTCGTTCGCGCGGAGGCGCGGAGGTCGCGGAGAAGAAATGTCCTTCTCTGCGACCTCCGCGCCTCCGCGCGAACCAACAATCCTCCCCTTGCAGGGGAGGAATCGGAACTTCCCTTTCGCCGCCGTCCGCGCGACAGTCGCGGGCATGATCGGCCGCCATCTTCATATCACCGGGCGCGTGCAGGGCGTCGGCTATCGCTACTGGTTCCTCGGCCGCGCCGAACTTCTGGGACTGACCGGCTGGGTGCGCAATCGCGCGGACGGCTCGGTCGAGGCGGTGATCCAAGGCCCTGACGCATCCGTTGCGCAGATGATCGCTGACGCCACAGACGGCCCGCCCGCCGCCCGGGTCGACTTGGTCCTGCCCCACGACCATGGAATCGACCCCAGCCTCACCCGCTTCGAGCAGCGACCGACATGCTGATCGCGCTCCTTCTCGCCCAGGCCGCCGATCCCGCGATCACGCGCCGGGTCGAGTCGATCCTGGCCCGTGCACCGATCGTCGATGGGCATAACGACCTGCCCTGGGAGCTGCGCGACTCGGAGCTTCCCCCCGAATCGCCTTCGCTCGCGACCGGCACCGCCGCCCTGCCCCATCCGCTGCAGACCGATCTTCCCCGACTGAAGCGTGGCGGGATCGGCGGACAATTCTGGTCGGTGTGGATTCCCGCCGACGTCACCGGCCCCCACGCGGTCGAGATGACGCTGGAGCAGATCGACCGCGTGCACCGCCTCGTCGCGGCGCATCCCGAGCGACTGGCGATGGCGCGGACCGCCGAGGATATCCGCCGCCTGTCGCACGGCGGCCGGATCGCCTCGCTGATCGGGGTCGAGGGCGGGCACCAGATCGACGGGCGGCTCTCGGTACTGCGCCAATATAAAGCGCTGGGCGTCGCCTATCTGACGCTCACCCATGGCCACAGCCTGGCCTGGGCCGATTCCTCGACCGATACCCCCATCGCGAACGGCCTCAGCCCCTTTGGTCGCGCGGTGGTGGCCGAGATGAACCGGATCGGCATGATCGTCGATGTCGCGCATGTCTCCGACGCGACGATGGCGGCGGTGCTGGACGCCAGCAAGGCACCGGTCATCGCCTCGCACTCCGACGCCCGCGCGCTGGCCGATGCGCCGCGCAACATTCCCGACGCGCTGCTCCGCCGCATCGGCGCTGGCGGCGGGGTGGTGATGGTGAACTGCTACCCAGCCTTCCTGTCGAGCGACTGGCGCGCCTGGGATGTGAAGCGCACCGCCTATGCCCGGTCGGTCGGCGTGCCCGCCAATGTCTATGGCCCTCGCAGCCCGGCGCCGCTTACTGCGTGGGACGCCGCCAATCCGCCGCCGCGCGTGACGGCGGCGATGGTCGCCGATCATATCGAGCATATCGCGCGCGTCGCCGGACATGGCGCGGTGGGCTTCGGTGGCGATTATGACGGGATCAACGGCACCGGGCCGGAAGGGATGACCGGCGTCGACGGCTATCCGCTGGTGCTGGCCGAACTGGTGCGGCGCGGCTGGAGCGATGCCGACTTGATGCGCCTGACCAGCGGCAACATCCTGCGCGTGATGGAGCGGGTCGAGGCGGTGGCGAAAAGCCTCAGTGCGACAGCACCGGGCGATTCGATCGATCCGCTGGCGCGCTAGTCCCACCGAAGCGCATCGCGATCAGCCAGATCACGAACCCGCCCAGCGCCAGCCCGCACCCGACATAGCCGGTCGAGGTCCATCCCAACCCGTTGGCGATGGCTAGGCCGCCCGCCCAGGGGCCGATCGCATTGGCGGTATTGAACGCCGAATGGTTGAGCGCGGCGGCCAGCCCCTGCCCCTCGCCCGCCACGTCCATCAGCCGGGTCTGGAGCACCGTGCCCAGCGCCCCACCCAACCCGATCGCAAAGACGATGGGCAGGATCGTCCACAGGCTGCCCGCCGCCAGCGGATAGAGCGCCAGCATCGCCGCCGACCAGAGCAGCAAGCCCCCGGCGGTCGGCATCAGCGCGCGGTCGGCAAAGCGCGGCACGACGATATTGCCGATCGTCATGCCCAGCCCGAACACCGCCAGCACCAGCGGGATGATCACGGTCGACGCTCCCGTCACTTCGTTCAGCGTCGCCGCCAGATAGGTATAGACCGCAAACATGCCGCCAAAGCCGATCGCGCCGATGGCGAGCGTCAGCCAAACCTGCCCCTTGCTCAGCGCGTCGAGTTCGCGACGGATGCTCGCGCCCTCGTCGGGCCGGTCATGCGGTGCGGCGATGGCGACCAAAGTCGCGGTCAACAGCGCGAGTGCCGCGACGACGCCGAACACCCAGCGCCAGTTGAGCCACTGCCCCAGCATCTGCGCCAGCGGCACGCCGATCACGGTCGCGACCGTCAGGCCGAGCATGATTCGCCCGACCGCCACCGTCCGCCGCGACTCGGGGACAAGCGAGGCTGCGACCAGCGCCGCAATCCCGAAATAGGCACCGTGCGGCAGCCCGCTGAGGAAGCGGAAGACCAGCATCCAATGATAATCCGGCGCCATCGCCGACAGGCCATTGCCCAGCGCAAACATCAGCATGAGCGCGATCAGCAGCGTCCGCCGCGCCAGCTTGGCCGACAGGACCGCGAGCAACGGCGCACCCACCACCACGCCCAGCGCATAAGCACTGATGACATGCCCTGCGGTCGGTGCATCGATGCCCAGCCCGCGCGCGAGATCGGGCTCCAGGCTCATCGCGGCGAACTCGGTCGTGCCGATCGCAAAACCGCCCACCGCCAGCGCGGTGTGGACGATGCCGGGGGGAAATGTCCGGGCCATGGGATATCCTTTCACCGCCCCATATGTTGCACCGCAACAGACGGCGCAACCATAGGTCTGCATTCACCAGCGAAATCAGAGATATGATCCAAGCCGAATGGCGGCCGAGCAGCGATTGATCCGAAATGGACAATGGATGTGGTTGAAACCGCCATTTCGGACAGGCAGGCTCGCCCCCGGCAAAGGGGGATTGCCAGATGGGCGGAATCATCGAAGCGGTGGATGTCATCGCGCGCGAGCTGTTGCTGTTCGCGGGCGCAGGACTGCTGATCGGCGGACTGGACGACCTGCTGGTCGACCTTCTCTATCTGGCGCGGCGGGCAGGGGCGGGTCGCAAGGGCCGGATGCACCTTCATCATCTGTCCGCACCGGTCACGACGGGGCGGATGATCGTCTTCATCCCCGCCTGGGACGAGGCCGAGGTGATCGGCGCAATGTTGTCGACCGCGCTGGCGCGGTTCCGGCATGACGATTATCGCCTCTATGTCGGGCTTTACCCCAATGATCCGGCGAGCATCGCGGCGGCGGCCGATGTCGCCGAGACGGACGCGCGCGTGCGGCTGGTCGTCGGTGGCCGGGCGGGACCGACGACCAAGGCGGATTGCCTCAACACTCTATGGCACGCGCTGGCCCGCGACCGGGCGGCGGAAGGCTTTTCGGTCAAGGCGATCGTCCTGCACGATTCGGAGGATGTCGTGCATCCCGCCGAGCTGAGCGTCTTCGACTCGCTGATCGAGGGACGTGCGGTGGTGCAGCTGCCGGTCCTGCCGCTGGTAGTGCCGGGATCGCGGCTGGTGTCGGGGCATTATGCGGACGAGTTCGCGGAGAGCCATCGCAAGCAGCTGATCGTGCGGACCTGGATCGGCGCGGGTATGCCGCTGGCGGGCACAGGATGCGCGATCGCGCCCGCCATGCTGGCCGAGATCGCCGCGCGACGTGGCGGCGATCCGTTCGATGCGACCAGCCTGACCGAGGATTATGAGCTGGGCCTGCGCATCGCCGAGCTGGGCGGCGAAGGGCTGTTCGCGCGGGTGACGGACGAAACGGGTGGAGTCGTCGCGGTACGCGCCTTCTTCCCCGCCGATCTGGTCGCGGCGGTTCGGCAGAAGGCGCGGTGGATGACGGGGATCGCGCTGATCGGCTGGGATCGTACCGGCTGGGGAAAGCCGCTGGCGCTGGGCGACCATTGGTGGCGGCTGCGCGACCGCCGCGGCCCGCTCGCCATGCTGGTGCTGGCGGCGGCCTATCTGGGGCTGTTTGCCGATGCGGCGGCGATCGCGCTGCATGAGATCGAAGCAACACCGCTGCCCGCGCTCGATCCGGGACTGGGCTGGCTCTTCGCCGTCAATACGCTGTTGCTGGGATGGCGGTTGAGCGTGCGGATGGTCTTTACCGGGCGGACATACGGTACGCGCGAATCCCTGTGGTCGCTGCCGCGCTTCGTCGTCGGCAATTTCGTGGCGCTGGCGGCGGCACCACGCGCGATGATGCGCTATCTGCTGATCCTGCGCGGTCGCCCGGTGGTGTGGGACAAGACGCGGCATGTCTTCCCGGATGTCTCGGCCCAGCCGTGAGCGGACGTCCGCTGCGCTTTCTGGGTGGGACGCTGGCGCTGTGGACGATGGGGCGGGTCGCGTTCCTGTTGCCGTCGGAGCCGGGGGTGGATGTGGTGCGAATGACGCCCCGACCGGCGGCGAAAGCGCGAGCCGTGACGGTCGTCGCTGTTCGCCAAGCCATGGTGCGGATGCCGCCCGTAAAGCATCCGATGGCGCCCCCGCTCGCGATCGCCCCGCCCGACGGAGAAGCAGCCGAGTGGGCTATCCCGCCAAACCCCGAGGAAATTCCCGAGGCAGTTGTTCCGGCATCGTCCTCGCGACCGGCCATTCCGACCCTGCCGCCGCTCCCCAGCCCCAAGGATCGATGGAGCGCCAGCCTGTGGGCGGTCGCGCGTCAGGGTGGCGGCGCACTCCTGCCGGGGGGTCAATTGGGTGGGACGCAGGCGGGGATGCGTCTTCTCCGACGACTTGACCGGCACGGCGATCTGTCGGCCAGCCTTCGAGTGTCCGCGCCATGGGACGGACTTGGCCGCGAAATGGCGGCGGGTCTCGACTGGAAGCCGTCGCGTCATCTCCCCCTACGGCTGATCGTCGAACATCGGGTGCCGCTCGATACCGGACGGGGCGGAACGGCATTGCTGGCGGTGGCGGGTTATGGCCCGCGCACCATAGCGCCGGGTGTGACCGTCACCGCCTATGCGCAGGGCGGCGCGGTGGCGCGAGGCTCCGTGGAGCCGTTCGCGGACGGCGCGGCGCGGATCAGCACATCGCTGACACCTGTGATCGACCTCGGGCTGGGACTCTGGGGCGGGGCACAGCGGGATGCGCAGCGGCTCGATGTCGGGCCGACCTTGGGCATCGCCCTGCCCCTTGCCGATCGGCGTGTCCGCCTGTCACTCGATTGGCGGCAGCGGGTGGCGGGACGCGCAGCCCCCGATTCCGGCCCCGCGCTCACACTCGCGGGCGATTTCTGACGCTTCGACACTGTTCGGAAAGGCGCGTGCGTCTATAACGCGGCCGTGGACCTGTATCTTCCGATCGCCAACCTGTCGGTCAATGCGCTCGTCATCATCGCGCTGGGGGCGGGTGTGGGCCTGTTGTCGGGGATGTTCGGGGTCGGCGGCGGGTTCCTGACCACGCCGCTGCTGATCGTCTATGGCATCCCGCCGACCGTCGCCGCCGCCTCCGCCGCCAGCCAGGTGACGGGGGCCAGCGTCTCGGGCGTGTCCGCGCATTGGCGGCGCGGCGGGGTCGATGTGAAGATGGGCGGCGTGCTGGTCGCGGGCGGCGTGGTCGGATCGTTCGCGGGCGCGTGGATCTTCCGCCTGCTCCAAGCGAGCGGGCAGATCGATACGGTCATCGCCATCGTCTATGTGCTGATGCTGGGGTGGATCGGATCGGTCATGGCGCGCGAGGCGGCGAGCGCGATCCTGGCGCAGCGGCGCGGGCGTCCGCAGAAAGCGGCACGGCGGCGGCATCATCCGCTGGTCGCGGCACTGCCCTTCCGCACCCGCTTCTATGCCTCGGGCCTGTACATCTCGCCGCTCGCCCCGCTGATGCTGGGCTTTTTCACCGGCATCCTGACCATCCTGCTGGGCGTCGGCGGCGGGTTCATCCTGGTCCCGGCGATGATCTATATCCTAGGCATGGCGACCAATGTCGTGCTCGGCACCTCGCTGTTCCAGACGCTGTTCGTCACCGCCGCCGCGACCATGGTCCATGCGACGACGACCAAGGCGGTCGATATCGTGCTCGCTGGCCTCCTCCTGATCGGGTCGGTGACGGGGGCGCAGGTCGGCGCGAAGCTCGCCACCAATGCCAAGCCCGAATATCTGCGGCTGGCACTCGCCGTCATCGTACTGTTGGTCGGCCTTCGCATCCTGCTGGGCCTGGTATGGCGGCCCGAGGAAATCTTCACGGTCCAGCCCCTGTGAAACGCCTTCCCGTCATCCTGGCGCTGCTATCGCCGCTTTTGATGGCGCAGGCCAAGCCGGTGCTGGTCCCCGACGTGTCGCAGCGCGATATCCAGATCGCCTACAGCTTCACCGGCGCGGAGCTGCTGCTGTTCGGCGCGATCCTCTATCCCGGCGGCCGCCCGCCCAGCGACGACAAGGCGACCGACATCGTCGTGGTGGTCAAAGGCCCCACCCAGTCGATCCTGATCCGCGAGAAGGAGAAGATCGCAGGTCTCTGGGTCAATGCCGGGCGCCTGCGCTATCAATCGGCGCCGTCCTTCTACGCCATCGCCTCGTCGCGGCCGATCGAGCGAATCGTCGACGATCGCACCCGCGCCATCTACGAA carries:
- a CDS encoding electron transfer flavoprotein subunit beta/FixA family protein is translated as MKIVVPVKRVLDYNVKPRVKADGTGVDLANVKMSMNPFDEIAVEEAIRLKEKGAATEVVVVSIGEPKAADTLRTALAMGADRAVLITADQPVEPLGVAKLLAKLVEEEQPGLVILGKQAIDGDNNQTGQMLAGLLGWAQGTFASKVEIEGETANVTREVDGGLETVALTLPAIVTTDLRLNEPRYASLPNIMKAKSKPMVTKTAADYGVDIAPRLTITHVAEPGKRQAGVKVGSVDELVEKLKALGVAK
- a CDS encoding electron transfer flavoprotein subunit alpha/FixB family protein — encoded protein: MKTLVWVEHDGGSVKDATLATVTAAAKLGEVHLIVAGQGVDGVAQAAARIAGVGKVHVADDAAYANALAENVAPLIAQLMGHHDAFLAPSTTTGKNIAPRVAALIDVMQISDILSVEGPDSFTRPIYAGNAIATVKTSDTKLILTVRTTAFEKAAAEGGAGEIEAVASTGDAAKSRFVGAEKAENTRPELTSAKIIVSGGRALGSEEQFHALIDPLADKLGAAVGASRAAVDAGYAPNDYQVGQTGKIVAPEVYVAVGISGAIQHLAGMKDSKVIVAINKDEDAPIFQVADIGLVGDLFTVVPELTEKV
- a CDS encoding acylphosphatase, whose translation is MIGRHLHITGRVQGVGYRYWFLGRAELLGLTGWVRNRADGSVEAVIQGPDASVAQMIADATDGPPAARVDLVLPHDHGIDPSLTRFEQRPTC
- a CDS encoding dipeptidase; protein product: MLIALLLAQAADPAITRRVESILARAPIVDGHNDLPWELRDSELPPESPSLATGTAALPHPLQTDLPRLKRGGIGGQFWSVWIPADVTGPHAVEMTLEQIDRVHRLVAAHPERLAMARTAEDIRRLSHGGRIASLIGVEGGHQIDGRLSVLRQYKALGVAYLTLTHGHSLAWADSSTDTPIANGLSPFGRAVVAEMNRIGMIVDVAHVSDATMAAVLDASKAPVIASHSDARALADAPRNIPDALLRRIGAGGGVVMVNCYPAFLSSDWRAWDVKRTAYARSVGVPANVYGPRSPAPLTAWDAANPPPRVTAAMVADHIEHIARVAGHGAVGFGGDYDGINGTGPEGMTGVDGYPLVLAELVRRGWSDADLMRLTSGNILRVMERVEAVAKSLSATAPGDSIDPLAR
- a CDS encoding MFS transporter; translated protein: MARTFPPGIVHTALAVGGFAIGTTEFAAMSLEPDLARGLGIDAPTAGHVISAYALGVVVGAPLLAVLSAKLARRTLLIALMLMFALGNGLSAMAPDYHWMLVFRFLSGLPHGAYFGIAALVAASLVPESRRTVAVGRIMLGLTVATVIGVPLAQMLGQWLNWRWVFGVVAALALLTATLVAIAAPHDRPDEGASIRRELDALSKGQVWLTLAIGAIGFGGMFAVYTYLAATLNEVTGASTVIIPLVLAVFGLGMTIGNIVVPRFADRALMPTAGGLLLWSAAMLALYPLAAGSLWTILPIVFAIGLGGALGTVLQTRLMDVAGEGQGLAAALNHSAFNTANAIGPWAGGLAIANGLGWTSTGYVGCGLALGGFVIWLIAMRFGGTSAPADRSNRPVLSH
- a CDS encoding glycosyl transferase family protein, whose product is MGGIIEAVDVIARELLLFAGAGLLIGGLDDLLVDLLYLARRAGAGRKGRMHLHHLSAPVTTGRMIVFIPAWDEAEVIGAMLSTALARFRHDDYRLYVGLYPNDPASIAAAADVAETDARVRLVVGGRAGPTTKADCLNTLWHALARDRAAEGFSVKAIVLHDSEDVVHPAELSVFDSLIEGRAVVQLPVLPLVVPGSRLVSGHYADEFAESHRKQLIVRTWIGAGMPLAGTGCAIAPAMLAEIAARRGGDPFDATSLTEDYELGLRIAELGGEGLFARVTDETGGVVAVRAFFPADLVAAVRQKARWMTGIALIGWDRTGWGKPLALGDHWWRLRDRRGPLAMLVLAAAYLGLFADAAAIALHEIEATPLPALDPGLGWLFAVNTLLLGWRLSVRMVFTGRTYGTRESLWSLPRFVVGNFVALAAAPRAMMRYLLILRGRPVVWDKTRHVFPDVSAQP
- a CDS encoding sulfite exporter TauE/SafE family protein, encoding MDLYLPIANLSVNALVIIALGAGVGLLSGMFGVGGGFLTTPLLIVYGIPPTVAAASAASQVTGASVSGVSAHWRRGGVDVKMGGVLVAGGVVGSFAGAWIFRLLQASGQIDTVIAIVYVLMLGWIGSVMAREAASAILAQRRGRPQKAARRRHHPLVAALPFRTRFYASGLYISPLAPLMLGFFTGILTILLGVGGGFILVPAMIYILGMATNVVLGTSLFQTLFVTAAATMVHATTTKAVDIVLAGLLLIGSVTGAQVGAKLATNAKPEYLRLALAVIVLLVGLRILLGLVWRPEEIFTVQPL